From the Desulfovibrio sp. JC010 genome, one window contains:
- a CDS encoding APC family permease has translation MSGIFTSLAVMLSPRGLEAVGHGAGLGGAVFMGLLVLAALVSVCTARSIDKLNSGELRATPVDRVAFGFLDAARFFTLTVLAVSWLGIAGYGLNEIFLSSFPNLAASFTILAVAVWACFLNDKYAGDLFGGSLTLAFLSFVYVAVMVNQPVAGGMGYPTSLPEFFTPLFPAGLLEAGPVGWMQLVFLAVLVFIGFDLPLVFENKSSRAYPAIFLILVAFALFSWAALLVETPEGLLGTTVPHLKVAGHVLEGKGRLLMGGTIILATFAAIFGLFQLFGQRVRGVVAENYSRYAAGGAAVFIGGVIAVMLAKGWAGKDELESLISAGLCFWFGSYALIDLLGIIAMRKAGRFYLPRLLTLALHAIAAAVCCLHIEFTNYFLYAVGCMAVAGIALGFSMKEYCNYPPLEEAEEAEAEPVFDPETGEIIEKEQSDPVQDDPEDEDLNIVSYK, from the coding sequence ATGAGCGGAATATTTACATCACTCGCAGTGATGCTGTCCCCCAGAGGGCTTGAAGCTGTCGGGCACGGTGCCGGGCTGGGCGGAGCTGTTTTTATGGGATTGCTGGTTCTGGCCGCGCTTGTGTCTGTCTGCACCGCGCGTAGCATTGATAAACTTAATTCCGGGGAACTGCGGGCAACCCCTGTGGACCGTGTGGCCTTCGGATTTCTTGATGCAGCTCGTTTTTTTACCCTGACCGTTCTGGCTGTTTCCTGGCTGGGGATTGCAGGGTACGGACTCAACGAAATTTTTCTCAGTTCATTTCCCAATCTCGCGGCGTCCTTCACCATACTTGCTGTCGCCGTCTGGGCCTGTTTTCTGAATGATAAGTATGCCGGGGACCTTTTCGGGGGCAGTCTGACTCTGGCTTTTCTTTCTTTTGTATATGTAGCGGTTATGGTTAATCAGCCTGTTGCCGGGGGAATGGGCTATCCGACGTCATTGCCGGAATTTTTCACTCCGCTGTTTCCTGCCGGGCTGCTGGAAGCCGGTCCCGTGGGCTGGATGCAGCTGGTCTTTCTGGCTGTGCTGGTTTTCATCGGCTTTGATCTGCCGCTGGTTTTTGAAAATAAGAGTTCACGGGCCTATCCTGCTATTTTTCTGATTCTGGTTGCCTTTGCCCTTTTCAGCTGGGCGGCCCTGCTGGTTGAAACTCCCGAAGGTCTGCTCGGAACCACCGTTCCCCATCTCAAAGTCGCCGGCCATGTACTTGAGGGCAAAGGGCGTCTGCTTATGGGCGGAACAATTATTCTGGCAACCTTTGCAGCTATTTTCGGTCTATTCCAGCTTTTCGGGCAGCGGGTGCGCGGGGTTGTTGCTGAAAATTATTCCCGTTATGCCGCCGGGGGGGCCGCTGTTTTTATCGGTGGCGTGATCGCTGTCATGCTTGCCAAAGGCTGGGCCGGAAAAGATGAACTTGAATCCCTGATTTCCGCAGGACTCTGTTTCTGGTTCGGTTCCTACGCACTTATCGATCTGTTGGGCATCATCGCCATGCGCAAGGCCGGACGCTTTTACCTGCCCCGTCTGCTTACTCTGGCTCTGCATGCAATCGCTGCGGCAGTCTGCTGTCTGCATATTGAATTTACCAATTACTTCCTTTACGCTGTGGGCTGCATGGCCGTGGCCGGTATTGCCCTTGGTTTCAGTATGAAGGAGTATTGCAACTATCCTCCCTTGGAAGAAGCCGAAGAAGCTGAAGCCGAGCCTGTCTTTGACCCTGAGACCGGGGAAATTATCGAGAAGGAACAGAGTGATCCTGTGCAGGACGATCCTGAAGACGAAGATTTGAACATCGTCAGTTATAAATAA
- a CDS encoding STAS domain-containing protein — MGLEVGEIKNDGVITFQLKGRLDSNTSNDFEERLLNSIQGGESKIILDFENLEYISSAGLRVLLKAARELKGGDGKLVLCALKDYIREVFDLSGFVSFLPIYNTKDECLAAF, encoded by the coding sequence ATGGGTCTTGAAGTTGGTGAAATCAAAAATGACGGAGTTATTACCTTTCAATTAAAAGGACGTCTTGATTCCAATACATCCAATGATTTTGAAGAAAGACTTCTGAATTCTATTCAGGGCGGGGAAAGCAAGATTATTCTGGATTTCGAAAATCTTGAATATATTTCCAGTGCCGGGCTTCGTGTGCTGCTCAAAGCCGCAAGGGAGCTTAAGGGCGGAGACGGGAAACTCGTGCTTTGTGCTCTTAAAGATTACATTCGGGAAGTTTTTGATCTGTCCGGTTTTGTCTCTTTTCTGCCTATCTACAATACTAAGGATGAGTGTCTGGCCGCTTTCTAG
- a CDS encoding ATP-binding protein — protein sequence MESQLDSGVTSSFSLKSDIAELRVLAENIEKFGHDNGISDKTVFELNLVLDELFTNLVSYGCQSDKHNFEIIMNLADGLLTLLIEDDGHRFNPLDAPEPDMECACEERKIGGLGIHFMRKIMDSIEYAWEDGKNKLKLTKNIQ from the coding sequence ATGGAGTCGCAGTTAGACAGCGGCGTCACATCTTCCTTCTCGCTGAAATCAGATATTGCTGAGCTCCGGGTTCTCGCTGAAAATATTGAGAAATTCGGACATGATAACGGTATCTCAGATAAGACTGTATTCGAGCTCAATCTTGTTCTGGATGAGTTGTTTACTAATCTTGTAAGTTACGGTTGCCAGTCTGATAAACACAATTTTGAAATCATCATGAATCTTGCTGACGGTCTCCTGACTCTGCTGATTGAGGATGACGGGCACAGGTTCAATCCTCTTGATGCCCCGGAGCCTGATATGGAGTGCGCTTGCGAGGAGCGTAAAATCGGAGGACTCGGAATCCATTTTATGCGCAAGATAATGGACAGCATTGAATATGCTTGGGAAGACGGCAAAAACAAATTGAAGTTGACCAAAAATATTCAATAA
- a CDS encoding ABC transporter ATP-binding protein/permease, which translates to MITKRPLTYWVKNSNMKLQLILLVVIFFTVAVRLIPLEMQKKIINQAISMRKVDLLFMYCGFYIASVVSASLLKYLITVLQTYIGQEALAKMRKELYAHILTLPLGYFRKANPGMVVSSLVTELAPAGEYVGQSVAVPVTNLLTLIAFAGYMFYLNPIMAGISIALYPFVIYLVPKLQKRSNKANKKRVDTTRYLSSHINETISGIHEIHGNGSYRIENRKYGAFVDKLFKIRITWILYKQGIKVLNNFFQNLGPFLLFIVGGYLAIQGRFDLGALVAFLSAYEKIYDPWKELMDFYQVHNDAGVRYKRVMEYFDTKPEFELEPKDRAPVKLKGDIEVQNLGFTVSGNIRLLKQINMQLKPGEQMALVGFSGSGKSTLAQCISQLYKYTGGSVKIDGYEVGELTKADMVHNMGIVAQSPFIFSGTIKDNLLYSCTAVLEGDPDAEKKMPSRDNMIEAVQQAGIFVDVLRFGLNTLLDPDKKVELSERLVRVRKNFHADFGDKLAEHVEFYRDGEYLEYSSVAGNITFGHANDESFSGRKLVSNEYFLTFLKEAQLETPLLSLGRELAKQTVDILGNLPPDEVFFEQSPIPSEEFEDYKQLTARIDDIPLQELEGKDREMLLHLALGFVPGKHKIVALPAVLQGLILDGRKMFNSKVTEERPETFSFYQMTEFIPSQTILDNILFGKPKTDHPKVQDTINQSMIQLLIEEDLLETVVELGMEFQVGTKGDKLSGGQCQKLAIARTFLKNPPIMIMDEATSALDNRSQNRIQGLLETKWKGKATLISVIHRLDTIKNYDKVAVMKAGKLMEVGPYDELMAKKGLLYELVHGAH; encoded by the coding sequence ATGATCACCAAGCGTCCGCTAACCTACTGGGTGAAAAACAGTAATATGAAGTTGCAGCTCATATTGCTTGTTGTCATCTTTTTCACAGTAGCAGTCAGACTGATTCCGCTGGAAATGCAGAAGAAAATCATCAACCAGGCCATCAGTATGCGCAAGGTTGACCTGCTTTTCATGTATTGTGGATTCTACATTGCATCGGTAGTCTCCGCCAGCCTGCTTAAATACCTGATTACAGTCCTGCAGACTTATATCGGTCAGGAAGCACTGGCAAAGATGCGTAAGGAACTCTACGCTCACATCCTGACCCTGCCGCTGGGTTATTTCCGAAAAGCCAATCCGGGCATGGTGGTCTCCTCGCTGGTGACCGAGCTGGCTCCGGCAGGTGAATATGTAGGTCAGTCCGTGGCCGTTCCGGTGACCAACCTGCTCACGCTCATCGCTTTTGCAGGGTATATGTTCTATCTGAACCCGATCATGGCCGGTATCTCCATCGCCCTCTACCCCTTTGTGATTTATCTGGTTCCCAAGCTCCAGAAAAGATCAAACAAAGCAAACAAGAAAAGGGTTGATACCACCAGATACCTCTCCAGCCATATCAACGAAACAATTTCCGGTATCCACGAAATCCACGGTAACGGTTCTTACCGCATCGAGAACCGCAAGTACGGTGCTTTTGTGGACAAACTGTTTAAGATCAGAATCACCTGGATTCTCTATAAGCAGGGCATCAAGGTCCTGAACAACTTTTTCCAGAATCTGGGACCGTTCCTGCTCTTTATTGTCGGCGGTTACCTTGCCATTCAGGGACGCTTCGACCTTGGTGCGCTGGTCGCCTTCCTTTCCGCTTATGAAAAAATTTACGATCCGTGGAAAGAGCTTATGGACTTTTATCAGGTCCACAATGATGCCGGAGTCCGCTACAAAAGGGTCATGGAATATTTCGACACCAAGCCCGAATTCGAGCTTGAACCGAAAGACCGTGCTCCTGTGAAACTGAAAGGAGATATCGAAGTCCAGAACCTCGGTTTCACTGTTTCCGGCAACATCAGGCTGCTCAAACAAATCAACATGCAGCTTAAACCCGGCGAGCAAATGGCTCTTGTGGGATTCTCGGGCAGCGGTAAAAGTACGCTGGCCCAATGCATTTCCCAATTATATAAATACACGGGCGGCTCGGTAAAAATAGACGGTTACGAGGTCGGGGAACTGACCAAGGCCGATATGGTCCACAACATGGGAATAGTGGCCCAGTCACCGTTTATCTTTTCAGGAACCATCAAGGACAACCTGCTCTACTCCTGCACGGCTGTTCTTGAAGGCGATCCCGATGCCGAGAAAAAAATGCCCAGTCGCGACAACATGATTGAAGCCGTACAGCAGGCCGGAATCTTTGTGGATGTGCTCCGCTTCGGCCTGAACACCCTGCTCGACCCTGATAAAAAGGTCGAACTTTCCGAACGGCTGGTCAGGGTGCGCAAAAACTTCCATGCCGACTTCGGAGACAAGCTTGCCGAACATGTGGAATTCTACCGCGACGGCGAATATCTGGAATACTCCAGCGTGGCCGGAAACATTACTTTCGGCCATGCCAATGACGAAAGCTTCTCCGGGCGGAAGCTGGTCAGCAACGAATACTTCCTGACCTTCCTCAAAGAAGCACAACTTGAGACACCGCTGCTGAGCCTCGGACGCGAACTGGCCAAGCAGACTGTCGATATTCTGGGCAATCTCCCGCCAGACGAAGTCTTCTTTGAACAAAGCCCCATTCCTTCCGAGGAATTCGAAGACTACAAGCAGCTGACTGCCCGTATTGATGATATTCCGCTGCAGGAACTTGAGGGCAAGGACCGCGAGATGCTACTGCACCTCGCCCTTGGATTTGTTCCCGGCAAGCACAAGATTGTTGCCCTTCCGGCAGTGCTGCAGGGACTCATCCTTGACGGACGCAAGATGTTCAATAGCAAGGTTACCGAAGAAAGGCCGGAGACTTTCAGCTTCTATCAGATGACTGAATTCATCCCCTCCCAGACAATTCTGGACAACATCCTTTTCGGTAAACCCAAGACTGACCATCCCAAGGTGCAGGATACCATCAACCAGTCCATGATTCAGCTGCTCATTGAGGAAGACCTGCTTGAAACAGTGGTCGAACTGGGTATGGAATTCCAGGTTGGCACCAAGGGTGATAAGCTTTCCGGCGGACAGTGCCAGAAGCTGGCCATCGCCCGGACCTTCCTCAAGAATCCACCGATTATGATCATGGATGAGGCAACCTCCGCACTGGACAACAGGTCGCAGAACCGCATTCAGGGATTGCTGGAAACCAAGTGGAAAGGAAAAGCAACGCTTATCTCGGTTATCCACAGGCTGGATACCATTAAAAACTACGATAAAGTGGCAGTCATGAAGGCTGGTAAATTAATGGAAGTAGGTCCCTATGACGAGCTGATGGCTAAAAAGGGACTGCTTTATGAACTCGTACACGGAGCACATTAG
- a CDS encoding Crp/Fnr family transcriptional regulator, which translates to MAAETSEYQEHLEIMREIPYFSGLDLEAQKLIAYLCVREKFSEGDEVFANGDLDQSAYFIIHGTMEAYLDNGPTKIQSFKDGDFVGALSLIGDSKRLFTLKATSDCVCIRLTSEKFKKAQEQYPEISKKFLKATVDMISNWEERFISNYNSGCSGCSAGIGLTLI; encoded by the coding sequence ATGGCAGCAGAAACAAGTGAATATCAGGAGCATTTGGAAATAATGCGGGAAATCCCGTACTTTTCAGGACTGGACCTTGAAGCTCAGAAACTGATCGCCTACCTTTGTGTTCGCGAAAAATTCTCCGAGGGTGACGAAGTTTTCGCCAACGGTGATCTGGACCAGTCCGCCTACTTCATCATCCATGGAACCATGGAAGCCTATCTGGATAACGGACCGACCAAAATCCAGTCCTTTAAGGACGGTGATTTTGTAGGTGCACTTTCACTCATCGGTGACTCCAAACGGTTGTTCACCCTGAAGGCAACTTCCGACTGCGTATGCATCCGGCTGACCAGTGAAAAATTCAAAAAAGCTCAGGAGCAGTATCCTGAAATCAGCAAAAAATTCTTGAAAGCCACAGTTGACATGATCAGCAACTGGGAAGAAAGATTTATAAGTAACTACAATTCAGGTTGTTCCGGATGTTCCGCCGGAATCGGACTGACTCTCATTTAG
- a CDS encoding HepT-like ribonuclease domain-containing protein: MNKQLIEDKIALLHQSLNRIRLKTPSDVSKLLHNEDIQDIVIFNLQRAVQREANIATQILCSKSDIPSSLEDSFRKLEKHKIISLNITATMITSVKIRSVAVHDFTNLDWRHIHSFCRNNLEDFYHLGDSISNWNHHTTR, translated from the coding sequence ATGAACAAACAACTAATCGAAGACAAAATAGCACTCCTTCATCAATCTTTAAACCGTATTCGTCTCAAGACACCCTCCGATGTTTCTAAACTGCTTCATAACGAAGATATTCAAGATATCGTTATCTTTAATTTGCAACGAGCAGTACAGCGAGAAGCTAACATTGCCACACAAATATTGTGCTCTAAGTCAGATATTCCGTCATCGCTTGAAGATTCCTTCAGAAAACTTGAAAAGCATAAAATTATCTCTCTAAATATCACTGCGACTATGATTACAAGTGTCAAGATTCGCTCTGTTGCTGTTCACGACTTCACTAATTTAGACTGGAGACACATTCATTCATTTTGCAGGAATAATTTAGAGGACTTCTATCACCTTGGTGATTCAATCAGCAATTGGAATCATCACACAACACGCTGA